From a single Micromonospora pallida genomic region:
- the selA gene encoding L-seryl-tRNA(Sec) selenium transferase, whose product MGAVDPRRRVPRTDVVLADPRVAAAVDVWGRERVKAAVVGAQRRARAGEIDPAEVPAAAVASLPAGLPRQVVNATGVVLHTNLGRAALGAPAVEAVVAAAGHTDVELDLRTGRRARRGRDALETLAAAVPAAGAVHVVNNGAAALVLAATALAAGREIVVSRGELVEIGDGFRLPDLLVSTGARLREVGTTNRTSVADYAAAVGPQTGFVLKVHPSNFVVSGFTASVPVADLAPLGVPVVVDIGSGLLAPDPVLPAEPDAASALRAGAALVTASGDKLLGGPQAGLLLGSAEVVERLRRHPLARALRVDKLTLAALAATLRDPATPTRQALRADPARLRARAGRLRDRLVADGCPAEVEECGSVVGGGGAPGVELPSWAVALPERFAEPLRVGDPPVLGRVVRGRLLLDLRCVPEATDDTLRDAVTRVAG is encoded by the coding sequence GTGGGGGCGGTTGATCCGCGGCGTCGGGTGCCGCGTACGGATGTGGTGCTGGCGGATCCCCGGGTGGCCGCGGCGGTCGACGTGTGGGGCCGGGAGCGGGTCAAGGCGGCGGTGGTCGGTGCGCAGCGGCGGGCCCGGGCCGGGGAGATCGACCCGGCGGAGGTGCCGGCGGCGGCGGTGGCGTCGTTGCCGGCCGGGCTGCCACGGCAGGTGGTGAACGCGACCGGGGTGGTGCTGCACACGAACCTGGGCCGGGCGGCGCTGGGTGCCCCGGCGGTCGAAGCGGTGGTGGCCGCGGCCGGGCACACGGACGTGGAGCTGGACCTGCGGACGGGCCGGCGGGCGCGGCGGGGCCGGGACGCGCTGGAGACGTTGGCGGCGGCGGTGCCGGCGGCCGGCGCGGTGCACGTGGTGAACAACGGGGCGGCGGCGCTGGTCCTGGCCGCCACGGCGTTGGCGGCCGGCCGGGAGATCGTGGTCAGCCGGGGTGAGCTGGTAGAGATTGGCGATGGGTTCCGGTTGCCGGATCTGCTGGTGAGCACGGGGGCGCGGCTGCGGGAGGTGGGCACCACCAACCGGACGTCGGTGGCGGACTACGCGGCGGCGGTGGGCCCGCAGACGGGTTTCGTGTTGAAGGTGCACCCGTCGAACTTTGTGGTGTCGGGATTCACCGCGTCGGTGCCGGTGGCGGATCTGGCGCCCTTGGGGGTGCCGGTGGTGGTGGACATCGGGTCGGGGTTGTTGGCACCGGATCCGGTGCTGCCGGCGGAGCCGGACGCGGCGAGCGCGTTGCGGGCGGGGGCGGCGCTGGTCACGGCCAGCGGGGACAAGCTGCTCGGCGGCCCGCAGGCGGGGTTGTTGCTGGGCTCGGCCGAGGTGGTGGAGCGGCTGCGGCGGCATCCGCTGGCGCGGGCGTTGCGGGTGGACAAGCTGACGTTGGCGGCGCTGGCGGCGACGCTGCGGGACCCGGCGACCCCGACCCGGCAGGCGCTGCGGGCGGACCCGGCGCGGCTGCGGGCGCGGGCGGGCCGGCTGCGGGACCGGCTGGTGGCCGACGGGTGCCCGGCCGAGGTGGAGGAGTGCGGGTCGGTGGTCGGCGGGGGCGGTGCGCCGGGGGTGGAGCTGCCGTCGTGGGCGGTGGCGCTGCCGGAGCGGTTCGCGGAGCCGCTGCGGGTGGGTGACCCGCCGGTGCTGGGTCGGGTGGTACGGGGGCGGCTGCTGCTGGACCTGCGGTGCGTGCCGGAGGCGACGGACGACACGCTCCGGGACGCGGTGACCCGGGTGGCCGGCTGA
- a CDS encoding PP2C family protein-serine/threonine phosphatase: MPQAPPSVSRALRQAPPDRLVEVADRVIRTSTGALRTDVFIADYRITGLWPVLDPTLPDAGPLLDRGGAQRCFRSQEPVLDDAANGHCRLWLPLTAWGERLGVLLVEWDAPPDAELLGWAGEVAGDLAVALRAADRETDRYRRARRRERLTLAAEMQWDLLPGCSLSHPAFLLAGQLEPAYSVGGDHFDWSLDADRLTVTVLNGTGSGLSAALLTSVTVNAMRNARRSGGSLVEQAELASDTIFYQHRGNRHVATLLLEVDVSSGRVRAVDAGSPHLLRARAGAVERIPLEQQLPLGMFPDTRYDVQEFDLQPGDRLFAVSDGVYAADPTGSEPYGQRVMARAMRSTRLQPAAEAVGTVMRELHAYHADADLRDDAVVVCLDWRGTPRRDGSEQ; encoded by the coding sequence ATGCCGCAGGCGCCCCCATCGGTGTCGCGCGCGTTACGCCAGGCCCCACCGGACCGGTTGGTGGAGGTCGCCGACCGGGTCATCCGTACGTCGACCGGCGCGCTGCGGACGGACGTCTTCATCGCCGACTACCGGATCACCGGCCTGTGGCCGGTGCTCGACCCGACGCTGCCCGACGCCGGGCCGCTGCTCGACCGGGGCGGCGCGCAGCGGTGTTTCCGCAGTCAGGAGCCGGTGCTCGACGACGCCGCGAACGGGCACTGTCGACTGTGGCTGCCGCTGACGGCGTGGGGTGAGCGACTCGGGGTGCTGCTGGTGGAGTGGGACGCGCCACCGGACGCGGAACTGCTCGGCTGGGCCGGGGAGGTCGCCGGGGACCTGGCGGTGGCGTTGCGCGCCGCCGACCGGGAGACCGACCGGTACCGCCGGGCACGGCGGCGGGAGCGGCTGACCCTGGCCGCCGAGATGCAGTGGGACCTGCTGCCCGGATGCAGCCTCAGCCACCCGGCGTTCCTGCTGGCCGGGCAGCTCGAACCGGCGTACTCCGTCGGCGGGGACCACTTCGACTGGTCCCTCGATGCCGACCGGCTGACCGTGACGGTGCTCAACGGCACGGGCAGCGGCCTGTCGGCCGCCCTGCTGACCTCGGTCACCGTCAACGCGATGCGCAACGCCCGCCGCTCCGGTGGCAGCCTCGTGGAGCAGGCCGAGCTGGCCTCCGACACGATCTTCTACCAGCACCGGGGCAACCGGCACGTGGCCACGCTGCTGCTGGAGGTGGACGTGTCGTCCGGGCGGGTACGGGCGGTGGACGCCGGCTCGCCGCACCTGCTGCGGGCCCGGGCCGGGGCGGTGGAGCGGATCCCCCTCGAACAGCAACTGCCCCTGGGCATGTTCCCCGACACCCGCTACGACGTGCAGGAGTTCGACCTGCAACCGGGAGACCGGCTGTTCGCGGTCAGCGACGGGGTCTACGCGGCCGACCCGACCGGCTCGGAGCCGTACGGCCAACGCGTGATGGCTCGGGCGATGCGGTCGACACGGCTGCAACCGGCAGCCGAGGCGGTTGGTACGGTAATGCGCGAACTGCACGCCTACCACGCTGACGCCGATCTGCGCGATGATGCGGTGGTCGTGTGCCTCGACTGGCGGGGGACCCCGCGCCGGGACGGGTCGGAGCAGTAG
- a CDS encoding universal stress protein yields the protein MNSAHDAAVVVGVDGSPAALRAVRLAAVEAARRHRPLRVVHAFVWPLLHISGAPPAGGPPGSGLRQQARRFVDEAVAQARAAVPDLPVTGEIIDGGPAAVLLGESVTATMVVLGDRGLGGFTSLLVGSVAIQVAGYADCPVLVVRGTERTTGPVVVGVDGSELSRLAVTVAAEQAAWRDTGLLAVHAYRHPASTGPGDMQPLVHDEAVLRGEEERLLAESLAGLGERYPHVPVTPQVLHARPGPALTDASRQAQLLVVGARGRGELSGLLLGSVSQSVLHHADCPVVVVRAPG from the coding sequence GTGAACTCGGCGCACGACGCGGCGGTGGTGGTCGGGGTGGACGGCTCGCCGGCGGCACTGCGCGCCGTGCGACTGGCCGCCGTGGAGGCAGCCCGGCGCCACCGGCCGCTGCGCGTGGTGCACGCCTTCGTCTGGCCGCTGCTGCACATCAGCGGCGCGCCACCGGCCGGCGGGCCACCCGGCAGCGGGTTACGTCAGCAGGCCCGCCGGTTCGTCGACGAGGCCGTCGCACAGGCCCGGGCCGCCGTACCGGACCTGCCGGTCACCGGGGAGATCATCGACGGTGGCCCCGCCGCCGTGCTGCTCGGCGAGTCCGTCACCGCCACCATGGTCGTCCTCGGTGACCGGGGTCTGGGCGGGTTCACCTCGCTGCTGGTCGGGTCGGTGGCGATCCAGGTCGCCGGGTACGCCGACTGCCCCGTGCTGGTCGTCCGGGGCACCGAACGGACCACCGGGCCGGTGGTCGTCGGGGTGGACGGTTCCGAGCTGTCCCGGCTGGCCGTGACGGTCGCCGCCGAGCAGGCGGCGTGGCGGGACACCGGGCTGCTGGCGGTGCACGCCTACCGGCATCCGGCGTCCACCGGCCCCGGCGACATGCAGCCGCTGGTCCACGACGAGGCGGTCCTGCGGGGCGAGGAGGAGCGGCTGCTCGCCGAGTCCCTGGCCGGGCTGGGCGAGCGGTATCCGCATGTGCCGGTGACCCCGCAGGTGCTCCACGCCCGGCCCGGTCCGGCGCTGACCGACGCGTCCCGGCAGGCGCAGCTGCTGGTGGTGGGGGCACGGGGCCGCGGTGAGCTGAGCGGCCTGCTGCTCGGTTCGGTGAGTCAGTCGGTGCTGCATCACGCCGACTGCCCGGTGGTCGTGGTCCGGGCACCCGGCTGA
- a CDS encoding hemolysin family protein, translating to MGGLLGQVALVVVLVLVNAALAGSEMALVSLREGQLRRLAQSGGRGARLVRLARDPNRYLATVQLGITLAGFLASAATAVSLARPLVGPLGFLGEAAGPAAVIVVTVVLTFVTLVVGELAPKRLAMQRAERWGLRGAAPLAAVAWVARPAVWLLSVTTDALVRVAGGNPQAGREEVTEEELRELLAGQRGLSAQQREILTGAFDIAGRTVREVLVARRDVTALPGHLSPAEGMRRLAETGRSRAPVTGDGGLDDVAGVVHIRDLVGAGASTVAGRARPALLLPGSVAVSEAMRRLRVERERLALVVDERGGVDGIVTMEDLLEEVVGELYDETDRDVRAVVREPDGALLLPGDFPLHDLPDVGVRVGLALSGQYTTVAGLVLAGLGQVPRGPGETVCLPGLTLEVVRVVDRAIRAVRVRPADVAAGCPGDTDASRAVTRRARRKPASPRGPTRHPDG from the coding sequence GTGGGGGGTCTGCTGGGACAGGTGGCGCTGGTGGTGGTGCTGGTGCTGGTCAACGCCGCGTTGGCGGGCAGCGAGATGGCGCTGGTGTCGTTGCGGGAGGGCCAGCTACGGCGACTGGCGCAGAGCGGCGGCCGGGGAGCCCGGCTGGTCCGGCTGGCCCGGGATCCCAACCGGTACCTGGCGACCGTCCAGTTGGGCATCACCCTGGCGGGTTTCCTGGCGTCGGCGGCGACGGCGGTGTCGTTGGCGCGTCCCCTGGTGGGGCCCCTGGGGTTTCTGGGGGAGGCGGCCGGGCCGGCGGCGGTGATCGTGGTGACCGTGGTGTTGACGTTCGTCACGCTGGTGGTCGGCGAGCTGGCGCCGAAGCGGCTGGCGATGCAGCGGGCGGAGCGGTGGGGGTTGCGTGGCGCGGCTCCGTTGGCGGCGGTGGCGTGGGTGGCGCGCCCGGCGGTGTGGTTGTTGAGCGTGACCACCGACGCGCTGGTGCGGGTCGCCGGCGGGAACCCGCAGGCCGGACGGGAGGAGGTGACCGAGGAGGAGCTGCGGGAACTGCTGGCCGGCCAGCGGGGGCTGTCGGCGCAGCAGCGGGAGATCCTCACCGGCGCGTTCGACATCGCCGGTCGTACCGTGCGGGAGGTGCTGGTGGCCCGGCGGGACGTGACGGCGTTGCCGGGGCACCTGTCGCCGGCGGAGGGGATGCGCCGGCTGGCGGAGACCGGCCGGTCGCGGGCCCCGGTGACCGGTGACGGCGGCCTGGACGACGTGGCCGGGGTGGTGCACATCCGCGACCTGGTGGGGGCGGGCGCGTCGACGGTGGCCGGTCGGGCCCGACCGGCGCTGCTGCTGCCCGGCTCGGTGGCGGTGTCGGAGGCGATGCGGCGGCTGCGGGTGGAGCGGGAGCGGTTGGCGCTGGTCGTCGACGAGCGGGGCGGTGTCGACGGAATCGTCACCATGGAGGACCTGCTGGAGGAGGTCGTCGGCGAGCTGTACGACGAGACGGACCGGGACGTCCGGGCGGTGGTGCGGGAGCCGGACGGGGCGCTGCTGCTGCCGGGCGACTTCCCGCTGCATGACCTGCCGGACGTGGGGGTGCGGGTGGGGCTGGCGCTGTCCGGGCAGTACACGACGGTGGCGGGTCTGGTCCTGGCTGGTCTGGGGCAGGTGCCACGCGGGCCGGGGGAGACGGTGTGCCTGCCGGGACTGACGCTGGAGGTGGTGCGGGTGGTCGACCGGGCGATCCGTGCGGTGCGGGTGCGGCCGGCGGACGTGGCGGCGGGCTGCCCGGGCGACACCGACGCGTCCCGGGCGGTGACCCGCCGGGCGCGGCGGAAGCCGGCGTCACCCCGTGGGCCGACCCGCCACCCGGATGGGTGA
- a CDS encoding phosphatidylethanolamine-binding protein codes for MPGPRPGSNAYDKERARLRKLVEDSGRAADDEANEVANRILQEDRGQRGVVRGERTFGPKAEREPGDPR; via the coding sequence ATGCCGGGACCACGACCGGGCAGCAACGCGTACGACAAGGAACGGGCCCGACTGCGCAAGCTGGTCGAGGATTCCGGGCGGGCCGCCGACGACGAGGCCAACGAGGTCGCCAACCGGATCCTGCAGGAGGACCGGGGACAGCGGGGCGTGGTACGCGGCGAACGGACCTTCGGCCCGAAGGCCGAACGGGAGCCGGGTGACCCGAGATGA
- a CDS encoding 4Fe-4S dicluster domain-containing protein, which yields MVDANSLFGPLDPAPDAGWSDAPPRMGFFTDTSVCIGCKACEVACKEWNGVPGSGLDLLGMSYDNTGALTANSWRHVAFVEQPRRVGPGPAAGPQFLGMPGSQPPGRTGDVSGRSDLRWLMMSDVCKHCTHAACLDVCPTGSLFRTEFGTVVVQEDICNGCGYCVPACPYGVIDQRQGDGRAWKCTLCYDRIGAGSTPACAQACPTESIQYGPLAELRERAAERVAVLHERGVPEARLYGHDPDDGVGGDGAFFLLLDEPEVYGLPPDPVVTTRDLPRMWRRAGVAALAMAAAVVAAFAGGRS from the coding sequence ATCGTGGACGCCAACAGCCTCTTCGGGCCGCTGGATCCGGCGCCGGACGCGGGTTGGTCGGACGCTCCGCCCCGGATGGGGTTCTTCACCGACACCAGCGTGTGTATCGGGTGTAAGGCGTGCGAGGTGGCCTGCAAGGAGTGGAACGGGGTGCCCGGGTCGGGCCTGGACCTGCTGGGCATGTCGTACGACAACACCGGGGCGTTGACGGCGAACTCGTGGCGGCACGTGGCGTTCGTGGAGCAGCCGCGCCGGGTCGGGCCGGGACCGGCGGCGGGTCCGCAGTTCCTGGGGATGCCCGGGTCGCAGCCGCCGGGGCGGACCGGTGACGTGAGCGGGCGGTCGGATCTGCGCTGGCTGATGATGTCGGACGTGTGTAAGCACTGCACCCACGCGGCCTGTCTGGACGTGTGCCCGACCGGGTCGTTGTTCCGGACGGAGTTCGGGACGGTGGTGGTGCAGGAGGACATCTGCAACGGCTGCGGGTACTGCGTCCCGGCGTGTCCGTACGGGGTGATCGATCAGCGTCAGGGTGACGGCCGGGCGTGGAAGTGCACGTTGTGTTACGACCGGATCGGCGCGGGCTCGACGCCGGCGTGTGCGCAAGCGTGTCCGACGGAGTCGATCCAGTACGGGCCGTTGGCGGAGCTGCGGGAGCGGGCGGCGGAGCGGGTGGCGGTGCTGCACGAGCGGGGAGTGCCGGAGGCCCGGTTGTACGGGCACGACCCGGACGACGGGGTGGGCGGGGACGGTGCGTTCTTCCTGTTGCTGGACGAGCCGGAGGTGTACGGTCTGCCGCCGGACCCGGTGGTGACGACGCGGGACCTGCCCCGGATGTGGCGACGGGCGGGGGTGGCGGCGTTGGCGATGGCGGCGGCGGTGGTGGCGGCGTTCGCCGGTGGCCGGTCGTGA
- a CDS encoding MarR family transcriptional regulator encodes MERPPDLAAAVEAAAGALVAVLESAASRHSVSVPPTQLRVLSIITERPGTNVNRLAELLDVVPSSASRLCDRLEATGLVRRAADPRDRREVHLMPTPAAEDLLREIKERRHRAVQVVLDRMPSRSQHELLLALLAFGQAAALGEPVPAQRDSAARTA; translated from the coding sequence GTGGAGCGACCTCCGGATCTGGCCGCGGCGGTCGAGGCTGCGGCCGGGGCTCTCGTCGCTGTGCTGGAGTCGGCCGCCTCCCGGCACAGCGTGTCGGTGCCGCCGACCCAGCTCCGCGTGCTGTCGATCATCACGGAACGGCCGGGCACCAACGTCAATCGGTTGGCGGAGCTGTTGGACGTCGTACCGTCGTCGGCGAGTCGGCTCTGCGACCGGTTGGAGGCGACCGGGTTGGTGCGCCGGGCGGCCGATCCCCGGGACCGACGTGAGGTCCACCTGATGCCCACCCCCGCGGCCGAGGACCTGCTGCGGGAGATCAAGGAGCGGCGGCACCGCGCGGTGCAGGTGGTGCTGGACCGGATGCCGAGCCGGTCGCAGCACGAGCTGCTGCTGGCGCTGCTGGCGTTCGGGCAGGCCGCGGCGCTCGGCGAGCCGGTTCCCGCGCAACGCGACTCCGCCGCCCGGACGGCCTGA
- the selB gene encoding selenocysteine-specific translation elongation factor gives MWVVATAGHVDHGKSTLVRALTGMEPDRWAEERRRGMTIDLGFAWTALPSGTTVAFVDVPGHERFVPNMLAGVGPVPAALLVVAADEGWMPQSAEHLAALDALGVAYGLVAVTRADLADPGPVAARARAEVAGTSLGAVEVVPVSAVTGAGLPELRAALDRLGARLPTPVVDAPVRLWVDRCFTVRGSGTVVTGTLRAGRLRVGDELAVAADGSRVRVRGLHRLGVARDEVSAVSRVAVNLRGVARERMARGDALVTPDRFGRTELVDVRISGAPVADLPASVMLHVGSAAVPVRVRPLGADTARLRLARPLPLLVGDRAVLRDPGRRLVAGGVTVLDVAPPPLARRGAAAARAGVLVALDGRADPAGEVRRRGLVRAGDLARMGVPPVTVAPVAGDWLADPEHWARLGARLAAEVSRYAAEHPLESGVPVEVLRRRLGLPERSLVEALVRAPLRVHAGRVGAGPVSALPERVARAVDRLGVELRSRPFRAPEADRLVELGLGPREIGAAVRAGALLRLAGSVVLLPGAVEQAARVLAGLPQPFTLSAARQALDTTRRVAVPLLELLDARGVTRRLPGDTRTVLSR, from the coding sequence ATGTGGGTGGTGGCGACCGCCGGGCATGTCGACCACGGCAAGTCGACGCTGGTGCGGGCGTTGACGGGGATGGAACCGGACCGCTGGGCCGAGGAGCGGCGCCGGGGCATGACCATCGACCTGGGTTTCGCGTGGACGGCGTTGCCGTCGGGGACGACCGTGGCGTTCGTGGACGTGCCGGGGCACGAGCGGTTCGTGCCGAACATGCTGGCCGGGGTGGGGCCGGTCCCGGCGGCGCTGCTGGTGGTGGCGGCGGACGAGGGGTGGATGCCGCAGTCGGCGGAGCACCTGGCCGCGTTGGACGCCCTCGGGGTGGCGTACGGGCTGGTGGCGGTGACCCGGGCGGACCTGGCCGATCCGGGGCCGGTGGCGGCGCGGGCCCGGGCGGAGGTGGCCGGCACGTCGTTGGGGGCGGTGGAGGTGGTGCCGGTCAGCGCGGTGACCGGGGCGGGCCTGCCGGAGCTGCGGGCGGCGTTGGACCGGTTGGGGGCGCGGCTGCCGACGCCGGTGGTCGACGCGCCGGTGCGGCTGTGGGTGGACCGGTGTTTCACCGTGCGGGGCAGCGGCACCGTGGTCACCGGCACGCTGCGGGCGGGACGGCTGCGGGTCGGCGACGAGCTGGCGGTGGCCGCCGACGGCAGCCGGGTGCGGGTGCGGGGTCTGCACCGCCTGGGGGTGGCCCGGGACGAGGTGTCGGCGGTGTCGCGGGTGGCGGTGAACCTGCGCGGGGTGGCCCGGGAGCGGATGGCCCGGGGCGACGCGCTGGTGACGCCGGACCGGTTCGGCCGTACCGAGCTGGTGGACGTGCGGATCTCCGGTGCGCCGGTGGCGGACCTGCCGGCGTCGGTGATGCTGCACGTCGGGTCGGCGGCGGTGCCGGTGCGGGTGCGGCCGTTGGGCGCCGACACCGCCCGGCTGCGGTTGGCCCGGCCGTTGCCGCTGCTGGTGGGGGACCGGGCGGTGCTGCGGGATCCGGGGCGGCGGCTGGTGGCCGGTGGGGTGACGGTGCTGGACGTGGCGCCGCCGCCGTTGGCCCGCCGGGGCGCGGCGGCGGCCCGGGCGGGGGTGCTGGTCGCTCTGGACGGTCGGGCCGATCCGGCGGGGGAGGTACGGCGTCGGGGGCTGGTGCGGGCCGGGGACCTGGCCCGGATGGGGGTGCCGCCGGTGACGGTCGCGCCGGTTGCCGGCGACTGGCTGGCCGACCCGGAGCACTGGGCCCGGCTGGGCGCGCGGCTGGCCGCGGAGGTGTCCCGGTACGCGGCGGAGCATCCGCTGGAGTCGGGTGTGCCGGTGGAGGTGCTACGCCGCCGGTTGGGGTTGCCGGAGCGGTCGTTGGTGGAGGCGCTGGTGCGGGCTCCGCTGCGGGTGCACGCGGGCCGGGTCGGGGCGGGTCCGGTGTCGGCCCTGCCGGAGCGGGTGGCGCGGGCGGTGGACCGGCTGGGGGTGGAGTTGCGGTCGCGGCCGTTCCGGGCGCCGGAGGCCGACCGGCTCGTGGAGTTGGGGTTGGGGCCCCGGGAGATCGGCGCGGCGGTGCGGGCGGGGGCGCTGCTGCGGTTGGCGGGCTCCGTGGTGTTGCTGCCAGGGGCGGTGGAGCAGGCGGCGCGGGTGCTGGCCGGGTTGCCGCAGCCGTTCACGCTCAGCGCGGCCCGGCAGGCGTTGGACACCACCCGTCGGGTGGCGGTGCCGCTGCTGGAGTTGCTGGACGCCCGGGGGGTGACCCGCCGGTTGCCGGGGGACACGCGGACGGTGCTGTCGCGCTGA
- a CDS encoding CDP-alcohol phosphatidyltransferase family protein — protein sequence MDPPTDAGSRVWTLPNLISFVRLLGVPLFLYLFLVVEADVAAVVVLAVGGTTDWVDGWVARRLRQVSRLGELLDPFADRLYILATLLAFTARAVVPWQFTAALLGRELLLFGALVVLRRYGYGPPPVHYVGKTATFVLLAAFPILLLAATTPAVATAAAAIGWGLAWWGLVLYWVAGVFYVVQAGQLVRERREGAAG from the coding sequence ATCGACCCGCCGACGGACGCGGGCTCGCGGGTGTGGACCCTGCCCAACCTGATCAGCTTCGTCCGGCTGCTCGGCGTGCCGCTCTTCCTCTACCTGTTCCTCGTCGTCGAGGCCGACGTCGCCGCGGTCGTGGTGCTGGCCGTCGGCGGCACCACCGACTGGGTCGACGGGTGGGTGGCCCGTCGACTGCGTCAGGTGAGCCGGCTGGGGGAGTTGCTCGACCCGTTCGCCGACCGTCTCTACATCCTCGCCACCCTGCTCGCCTTCACCGCCCGTGCGGTGGTGCCGTGGCAGTTCACCGCCGCCCTGCTCGGCCGGGAGCTGCTGCTGTTCGGTGCCCTGGTGGTGCTGCGCCGGTACGGGTACGGGCCGCCGCCGGTGCACTACGTGGGCAAGACGGCCACGTTCGTGCTGCTGGCGGCCTTCCCGATCCTGCTGCTGGCGGCGACCACCCCGGCCGTGGCGACGGCCGCCGCGGCGATCGGCTGGGGGCTGGCCTGGTGGGGGCTGGTGCTCTACTGGGTGGCCGGGGTGTTCTACGTGGTGCAGGCCGGTCAGCTGGTGCGCGAACGTCGCGAGGGGGCGGCGGGATGA
- a CDS encoding SAM-dependent methyltransferase, translated as MAEPSVPSTARMIDFWLGGSDHFPVDVAAAHAFEQAYGPCAPVFRSLRAFLGRSVRHIADAGVDSFLVFGAGVPTRGNVHEAVPEATVLYTDVDPVAVEIGQRMLAGHDRVGYGFGDATDPAGIDPALRQRFLPGWGERPVGLVFLGLAAFLDDATLARTLDDLYAAVAPGSRLAIDFDTEELAAYPEALAMMGPAFRMRAPESFAGLLGRWQPTADGIVPVARWRPEGAPEVVPDAFYGAVAVKPAG; from the coding sequence ATGGCCGAGCCGAGCGTGCCGAGTACTGCCCGGATGATCGATTTCTGGCTCGGCGGGAGCGACCACTTCCCGGTCGACGTGGCCGCCGCGCACGCCTTCGAGCAGGCGTACGGGCCGTGCGCGCCGGTGTTCCGGTCGCTGCGGGCCTTCCTCGGCCGGTCGGTGCGGCACATCGCCGACGCCGGGGTGGACTCGTTCCTGGTCTTCGGGGCCGGTGTGCCGACCCGGGGCAACGTCCACGAGGCGGTGCCGGAGGCCACCGTCCTCTACACCGACGTCGACCCGGTGGCCGTCGAGATCGGCCAGCGGATGCTCGCCGGCCACGACCGGGTGGGCTACGGCTTCGGCGACGCCACCGACCCGGCGGGCATCGACCCGGCGCTGCGGCAGCGGTTCCTGCCCGGCTGGGGCGAGCGGCCGGTGGGGCTGGTCTTCCTCGGGCTGGCCGCGTTCCTCGACGACGCCACCCTGGCCCGCACCCTCGACGACCTGTACGCGGCGGTCGCCCCGGGCAGCCGGCTCGCCATCGACTTCGACACCGAGGAACTCGCCGCCTACCCGGAGGCCCTGGCGATGATGGGGCCGGCGTTCCGGATGCGGGCGCCGGAGTCGTTCGCCGGGCTGCTCGGGCGGTGGCAGCCGACCGCCGACGGCATCGTGCCGGTGGCGCGGTGGCGTCCCGAGGGCGCCCCCGAGGTGGTGCCCGACGCGTTCTACGGGGCAGTCGCGGTCAAACCGGCCGGGTGA
- the nrfD gene encoding NrfD/PsrC family molybdoenzyme membrane anchor subunit, whose product MAVPPVEFTSYYGRPIVKPPVWKWDIPAYLFTGGLAAGSSLLAVGGQVTGRPALRRAGRLAALGAVGASAVFLVHDLGRPARFHHMLRVAKLTSPMSVGTWILTVFGPAAGVAAVAEAAPWLPERGVPGLARRVLPPVGRGAGWVAAVTAPALATYTGVLLADTAVPSWHEAYPELPVVFAGSALASGAGVGLLAAPVRQAGPARRLAVAGAAVELAAVHRVETRLGLLSEPYRVGRAGRLLRAARLLTAAGAVGALVGRRSRVVSAVAGAALLAGSVATRFGIFHGGVASARDPKYTVVPQRERLDRRTADG is encoded by the coding sequence CTGGCGGTGCCGCCGGTGGAGTTCACCTCGTACTACGGTCGGCCGATCGTGAAGCCGCCGGTATGGAAGTGGGACATTCCGGCGTACCTGTTCACCGGTGGGTTGGCGGCGGGGTCGTCGTTGCTGGCGGTGGGCGGCCAGGTGACGGGTCGGCCGGCGTTGCGGCGGGCGGGCCGGCTGGCCGCGTTGGGCGCGGTGGGGGCGAGCGCGGTCTTCCTGGTCCACGACCTGGGTCGGCCGGCGCGGTTCCACCACATGCTGCGGGTGGCGAAGCTGACCTCGCCGATGTCGGTGGGGACGTGGATCCTGACGGTGTTCGGGCCGGCGGCCGGGGTGGCGGCGGTGGCGGAGGCCGCGCCGTGGCTGCCGGAGCGGGGTGTGCCGGGGCTGGCGCGTCGGGTGTTGCCGCCGGTGGGGCGGGGCGCCGGATGGGTCGCGGCGGTGACCGCACCGGCGTTGGCGACGTACACCGGGGTGCTGTTGGCGGACACGGCGGTGCCGTCGTGGCACGAGGCGTACCCGGAGCTGCCGGTGGTCTTCGCGGGCAGCGCGCTGGCCAGCGGCGCGGGGGTGGGCCTGCTGGCCGCCCCGGTGCGGCAGGCGGGGCCGGCGCGGCGGCTGGCGGTGGCGGGTGCGGCGGTGGAGTTGGCCGCCGTGCACCGGGTGGAGACGCGGCTGGGGCTGCTGAGCGAGCCGTACCGGGTGGGTCGGGCGGGCCGGTTGCTGCGGGCGGCTCGGTTGTTGACGGCGGCCGGGGCGGTGGGTGCGCTGGTGGGCCGGCGGAGTCGGGTGGTGTCGGCGGTGGCGGGGGCGGCGTTGCTGGCGGGGTCGGTGGCGACCCGGTTCGGGATCTTCCACGGTGGGGTGGCGTCGGCCCGGGACCCGAAGTACACGGTGGTGCCGCAGCGGGAGCGGCTGGACCGGCGGACGGCCGACGGATAG